Proteins from a single region of Engystomops pustulosus chromosome 5, aEngPut4.maternal, whole genome shotgun sequence:
- the LOC140133047 gene encoding regulator of G-protein signaling 9-binding protein B-like isoform X2, whose protein sequence is MLLGKAERLYFRCTGKKVVACYRHLAISVGGSSDSKHLRDELRRTRERAQELAVSNRNILTAALRDKQLSKEDRRVLERLWVQFSSSLDLLYNDMCKVFELGLVVPLSPTHQPAIQTGATGNTSAIASRALSVQNINYSDSPTNKEKMEHSELENEILKVDQMITDMELKVNVLRWTVEATANMNDEIDSTDVCSTALLSVDEGGDRRQCCNGGQFIVSLILCGVALVAVTLSSVL, encoded by the exons GTGGTGGCCTGCTACAGACACCTAGCAATCTCTGTTGGTGGCTCATCAGATAGCAAACACCTGCGTGATGAATTGAGACGCACACGAGAAAGAGCACAAGAGCTAGCAGTAAGCAACAGGAATATATTAACTGCTGCTCTTCGGGACAAGCAGTTAAGCAAGGAAGATCGGCGGGTGCTGGAGCGGCTATGGGTGCAGTTCTCCAGTAGTCTGGATCTTCTGTACAATGACATGTGCAAAGTGTTTGAGTTGGGCCTGGTTGTCCCCCTCTCACCAACTCATCAACCAGCAATACAAACTGGTGCTACAG GCAACACTTCAGCTATTGCCTCTAGGGCACTTAGCGTCCAGAACATCAACTACAGCGATTCACCAACTAACAAAGAGAAAATGGAACACAGTGAACTAGAAAATGAAATTCTGAAGGTGGACCAGATGATTACTGACATGGAGTTGAAGGTTAATGTGTTAAGGTGGACTGTGGAAGCCACAGCTAACATGAATGATGAGATTGATAGCACTGATGTCTGCTCAACAGCACTGCTTTCTGTGGATGAAGGAGGAGACAGACGCCAGTGCTGCAATGGAGGACAATTTATTGTGTCATTGATTCTATGTGGTGTCGCACTTGTCGCTGTTACCCTTTCTTCTGTGCTATAA